In Bacteroidota bacterium, the genomic stretch CCGAACAAAAAGTGTAACAATTGTAGGCGAGAGTGATAATCGAGATGCTGGGAAATTTGCCTACAAACATCATCAACTTGAATTTGTTGCTGAAGAATTCCTCTAAGCATTTGAACAGCTTCCGTAGCTTTTTCTTCACCAAAAGATCTGACAAAATATTCTTTTACATAATTAAGCTCCGATTTTAGAACTTTTTTGTCGGCTTTCATAACTGCCGCCACCAAAACCAACAAACTCACAACAAAATCGCCTGTTGTGGTTTCACCTTTTCTAAATATAGAATTTTCGCTTTTTGCTTCAAATACAGAACCTACCGCAAAAGCTAAAATTCCGCCTATTGGCCCAAAAAATGCCCAGCCCAATCCGCCTGCAATCCATTTTCCAAATTTCCCCATCTTATTATTTTATAGTTTTCAATATTTTGTCGATACTTAGAATTTGCGGAACCAGCAGATTTTTTTCGTCGTTCACTATCACAAAATCAGACTTTTCTATTCTCTCTTCTTCCGAAATTTGATTTTTTATTCTGTCAATAACGAGCTGTCTTTCAGTATTGTCTCTTTCAATAACTCTTTTAATCCTTATTTCGAGTGGTGCCGATACTGTTATTATTTTATCAAGTTCTTTGTAAGCTCCACTTTCAAATAGAATTGCTGCTTCCTTAATTATGTATTTTTTGTTATTATGTTTCTTCGCAACTTCATCGAAATTTAATTTTACTATAGGATGAATAATTGAATTAACTGTTTGCAAGTTTTTCTGATTATTGAAAATATTTTTCGCAAATTCTGTTTTATTAATTTCTCCTAAATCGTTATAGATTTCTATTCCAAATTTTGAAATCAATTCAAGCTTAACTTGTTCGTTATTATTTATAATTTGCTTTGCAGCTAAATCGGCTTGAAAAACAACAATACCTAATTGTTTGAATATTTCACAAACAATAGATTTTCCGCTTCCAATTCCGCCTGTTATTCCAACTTTTAAGCTCATTAATCTGTGTTTGTAATTTTTGATTTCTTTATTGTTGGCCCGAAATTCTTATTCCTTTCGATTATAAATTCAAGTTGTCTGGGA encodes the following:
- a CDS encoding DnaJ domain-containing protein, with protein sequence MGKFGKWIAGGLGWAFFGPIGGILAFAVGSVFEAKSENSIFRKGETTTGDFVVSLLVLVAAVMKADKKVLKSELNYVKEYFVRSFGEEKATEAVQMLRGILQQQIQVDDVCRQISQHLDYHSRLQLLHFLFGISKADDLVHPTEVSIIEHIALSIGIDLNDYKSIKSMFVDDTDTAYKILDVDKSASDSEVKKAYRKMAVKYHPDKVSHLGIEVQNAAKEKFQKLNEAYEKIKKERGIV
- a CDS encoding dephospho-CoA kinase yields the protein MSLKVGITGGIGSGKSIVCEIFKQLGIVVFQADLAAKQIINNNEQVKLELISKFGIEIYNDLGEINKTEFAKNIFNNQKNLQTVNSIIHPIVKLNFDEVAKKHNNKKYIIKEAAILFESGAYKELDKIITVSAPLEIRIKRVIERDNTERQLVIDRIKNQISEEERIEKSDFVIVNDEKNLLVPQILSIDKILKTIK